The following proteins are co-located in the Manihot esculenta cultivar AM560-2 chromosome 9, M.esculenta_v8, whole genome shotgun sequence genome:
- the LOC110607255 gene encoding pentatricopeptide repeat-containing protein At1g63080, mitochondrial-like encodes MLKLGLEPDIVTFTTLINGLCMESKIDKAVEFFDDMVARGYQPNVRTFNVIVNGLCKFGKTNVAIGLLKGMADRGCEPNVVTYNAIIDTLCKDELVGEALELFSQMRNKGISPHVITYNSLIHGVCKLGQKNQALALMNEMVEQNILPDVYTFNVLIDALCKDGMVSEAQNTFNVMIQRGVEPDVVTYSSLIDGLCISDQFKEALALLKEMVGRDISPDVFTFNILIDILCKKGLVSNAQNIIKIMIQRGVEPDVVNYNSLMDGYCLCKQIDKARKLFDLMVTNEIADFFSYSILINGYCKCKMIDDAKELFDEMSDKGLVPDVVTYSTLIEGMFQAGRPQTAQELFKNMCSHGQLPNIVTFSIMIDGFCRRESR; translated from the coding sequence ATGCTCAAATTGGGATTGGAGCCTGACATTGTGACATTTACTACcttaattaatgggctttgTATGGAGAGTAAAATCGACAAAGCAGTGGAATTTTTCGATGATATGGTTGCACGTGGTTATCAACCTAACGTTCGAACTTTCAATGTGATAGTAAACGGATTGTGTAAATTTGGGAAAACAAATGTGGCTATTGGGCTACTAAAGGGAATGGCTGATAGAGGTTGTGAGCCAAATGTTGTGACATACAATGCAATCATTGACACCCTTtgcaaagatgagctagttggtGAGGCTTTAGAGCTCTTCTCTCAAATGAGGAATAAGGGCATTTCACCTCATGTCATCACTTACAATAGTTTAATTCACGGTGTTTGCAAATTAGGCCAAAAGAACCAAGCTTTGGCCTTGATGAATGAAATGGTGGAGCAGAACATATTACCAGATGTTTATACCTTCAATGTATTGATTGATGCTCTTTGTAAGGATGGAATGGTTTCAGAGGCTCAAAATACATTCAAtgtaatgattcaaagaggtgtagAGCCTGATGTGGTCACCTACAGTTCCTTAATTGATGGTCTTTGCATTTCAGACCAATTCAAGGAAGCTTTGGCCTTGTTGAAAGAAATGGTGGGGAGGGACATATCCCCTGATGTTTTTACCTTCAATATATTGATCGACATTCTTTGTAAGAAAGGACTGGTTTCAAATGCACAGAATATAATCAAgataatgattcaaagaggtgtggAACCTGATGTTGTCAATTATAATTCATTGATGGATGGATATTGTCTGTGCAAGCAAATTGATAAGGCTAGAAAGCTATTTGATCTGATGGTGACCAATGAAATAGCTGACTTTTTTAGCTACAGCATTTTGATCAATGGATATTGTAAGTGCAAAATGATAGATGATGCAAAGGAACTTTTTGATGAAATGTCTGATAAAGGTTTAGTTCCTGATGTTGTTACTTATTCTACTCTTATAGAGGGTATGTTTCAAGCAGGGAGGCCCCAAACTGCACAAGAGCTCTTTAAGAATATGTGCTCTCATGGTCAACTGCCAAATATAGTAACCTTCTCAATTATGATTGATGGCTTTTGTAGACGGGAATCTCGATGA
- the LOC122724558 gene encoding pentatricopeptide repeat-containing protein At1g62930, chloroplastic-like: MEKSQLKPDLVTYCILINGLCKAGKINDAKELFSSLFENGLQPNVHIYCAIMKGLCREGLIDEAYKIFRDMEKEGCLPNNWCYNIIIQGFLKHKDLPKASQLINEMVDKGFSADNATTKLVVHLSRNNDLILSLLKVRNEGSAN, translated from the coding sequence ATGGAGAAAAGTCAGTTGAAGCCTGATCTTGTGACCTATTGCATTCTGATCAATGGTTTGTGCAAAGCTGGCAAGATTAATGATGCCAAGGAACTGTTTTCTAGTCTTTTTGAAAATGGTTTACAACCTAATGTTCATATATATTGTGCAATTATGAAAGGACTCTGCCGAGAAGGCTTAATAGACGAAGCATATAAGATTTTTAGAGACATGGAAAAGGAAGGATGTTTACCGAATAATTGGTGTTATAATATCATCATTCAAGGGTTTCTCAAGCATAAGGATTTACCAAAagcatcacaactaatcaaCGAAATGGTTGATAAGGGGTTCTCTGCTGATAATGCTACCACAAAATTGGTAGTACATTTATCACGGAATAATGATCTCATTCTGAGCCTTTTAAAGGTGCGCAATGAGGGATCAGCAAACTAA